The following are encoded in a window of Mycobacteroides chelonae CCUG 47445 genomic DNA:
- a CDS encoding hemophore-related protein, with the protein MFSVSLARLSVGLGALALSLATAAGIASADPDLDLAINTTCSYPQVVAALNAQDPQFGKALSQSPILQRGLREFLAAGPEKRAQTAQDVANAPAFQPYLGVMEQAYRTCHNF; encoded by the coding sequence ATGTTCTCCGTGTCGCTTGCTCGACTGTCTGTAGGGTTGGGAGCACTGGCGTTGTCGCTGGCCACGGCGGCCGGGATCGCATCCGCGGATCCTGACCTGGATTTGGCCATCAACACCACATGCAGCTATCCGCAAGTGGTGGCGGCCCTCAATGCGCAGGATCCGCAATTCGGTAAGGCGTTGTCCCAATCGCCGATACTGCAACGCGGGTTACGCGAATTCCTCGCGGCAGGGCCAGAAAAGCGGGCACAGACGGCTCAAGATGTGGCGAATGCACCAGCCTTTCAGCCATATCTGGGAGTGATGGAACAGGCCTACCGAACCTGCCACAACTTCTGA